Proteins found in one Amphiura filiformis chromosome 14, Afil_fr2py, whole genome shotgun sequence genomic segment:
- the LOC140169535 gene encoding arylsulfatase-like: MKAPFPLFCFLYKNASIYQQPLSHYKLSESFVNDAVDFVRGAKEQKKPFFLYYGTAQAHVDLYSNKDFRGSSKRGRYGDNIREMAWTIGKIMDEVKRIGEEFNTLSIFTSDNGPLISLCNEGGDAGILKGGKTQFWEGGVRVPGIFHWPGHIRPASTSDVVTSQMDIFPTLMEIVGGSVPDDRIMDGQDISSTLFNWWPEPQPESVVKMQLYKKPTAEATYSEPRVLVFYCNEILYTVRFGSYKFHFNTHKTWTKEEHHAIPGRCGDGGFPLNQNIQCTGCSANQRNPPECFKKHDPPLMYNLDKDPQEAYPLNVSLPANKPIFEEMMNELEKFLDKMVMAPSLFADLSPSVIPCCTPESFPNCTCNYKYEGPDPPPGSANIDTQDSQMMLNMVMTPQPP; this comes from the exons ATGAAAGCGCCATTTCCGTTGTTTTGTTTCCTGTACAAGAACGCTAGCATTTATCAGCAGCCACTATCGCATTACAAACTGAGTGAATCTTTCGTGAATGACGCTGTTGACTTTGTGAGAGGCGCCAAAGAACAGAAGAAACCATTCTTCCTGTATTATGGTACTGCACAAGCACATGTAGACCTATATAGTAATAAAGACTTTAGAGGATCATCGAAGAGAG GCCGTTATGGTGACAATATTCGAGAGATGGCTTGGACAATTGGCAAAATAATGGATGAAGTAAAACGCATAGGAGAGGAATTCAACACCCTTTCCATCTTTACCTCTGATAATGGTCCTCTCATAAGCCTGTGCAATGAAGGAGGTGATGCAGGAATTCTGAAAG GGGGCAAAACACAATTCTGGGAAGGTGGCGTTCGTGTTCCTGGTATCTTTCATTGGCCAGGCCATATCAGACCAGCATCTACCAGTGATGTTGTGACAAGCCAAATGGACATATTTCCAACATTAATGGAAATCGTCGGCGGTTCCGTCCCTGATGACAGGATAATGGACGGTCAAGACATTTCTTCAACACTCTTCAATTGGTGGCCTGAACCTCAACCAGAAAGCGTGGTTAAAATGCAACTCTACAAGAAACCTACAGCAGAAGCAACATACAGCGAGCCTCGCGTGTTAGTATTCTATTGCAATGAAATACTGTATACAGTTAGGTTCGGCAGCTACAAGTTCCATTTCAATACTCATAAAACGTGGACTAAGGAGGAACATCACGCTATACCAGGTCGATGTGGAGACGGAGGCTTTCCATTAAATCAAAACATCCAATGTACCGGTTGCTCTGCAAATCAACGCAATCCTCCAGAATGTTTCAAAAAACACGATCCTCCCTTAATGTACAACCTCGATAAGGATCCACAGGAAGCATATCCTTTGAATGTTTCTCTTCCCGCAAACAAACCCATTTTTGAAGAAATGATGAATGAATTAGAGAAGTTTTTAGATAAAATGGTCATGGCCCCTTCCCTATTCGCAGACCTATCTCCGAGTGTGATACCATGCTGTACACCAGAATCCTTCCCCAATTGCACATGTAACTACAAATACGAAGGACCAGACCCACCACCAGGAAGTGCAAATATAGATACTCAGGACTCACAAATGATGCTAAATATGGTAATGACTCCGCAGCCCCCTTAA